A DNA window from Vanacampus margaritifer isolate UIUO_Vmar chromosome 19, RoL_Vmar_1.0, whole genome shotgun sequence contains the following coding sequences:
- the ccdc25 gene encoding coiled-coil domain-containing protein 25, giving the protein MVFYFTSAVVEPHYTIYMGKDKYENEDLIKYGWPEDIWFHVDKLSSAHVYLRLPKGVTINDIPAEVLIDCAQLVKNNSIQGCKMNNISVVYTPWANLKKTGDMDVGQIGFHRQKEVKTVAVEKKVNEIVNRLEKTKEERHPDLAAEKESRDREERNEKKAQLQEQKRCEKEEQKKKKEMDELKCFTSLMKSENMQTNEEGYDSDDFM; this is encoded by the exons ATGGTCTTTTACTTCACAAGTGCCG TGGTGGAGCCTCATTACACCATTTACATGGGAAAGGACAAGTATGAAA ACGAAGATCTCATCAAGTATGGTTGGCCAGAAGACATCTG GTTTCATGTGGACAAACTGTCCTCGGCTCACGTTTATCTCCGCTTGCCAAAG GGTGTGACTATCAACGATATTCCTGCGGAGGTGTTGATAGACTGTGCGCAGCTGGTGAAAAACAACAGCATTCAAG GCTGTAAAATGAACAACATCAGTGTGGTTTATACACCGTGGGCCAACCTAAAGAAGACTGGAGACATGGACGTGGGACAGATCGGTTTCCATCGACAAAAAGAG GTGAAGACGGTGGCCGTGGAGAAGAAAGTCAACGAGATCGTGAACCGGCTGgagaagaccaaagaggagcgCCACCCCGACCTGGCGGCCGAGAAGGAGTCGAGGGACCGCGAGGAGCGCAACGAGAAGAAAGCTCAGCTGCAGGAGCAGAAGAGATGCGAAAAGGAggaacagaagaagaagaaggagatgGATGAGCTCAA ATGCTTCACTTCCCTGATGAAGAGCGAAAATATGCAGACCAACGAG GAAGGCTACGATTCCGACGACTTCATGTGA
- the LOC144039140 gene encoding cholesterol 24-hydroxylase-like produces the protein MFLSTFISTLTAHVLGLLLLVLFVAFLGYCAYVKCVHLKYDHIPGPPRESVFLGHSPILLRTMKNDGLVHDLFLKWAERYGPVFKINLLHHVLVFVSCPETVKEMLMSSKYPKDMFLHKSLFSMFGQRFLGNGLVTARNHDQWYKQRRIIDPAFSSLYLRSLTGTFNEQAEKLMTKLADVADKKTESHMLELVNRVTLDVIIKVAFGMDLDLLEDRSLFPKAIETCLQGMVHNVRNVLFQFHPKNWAFVAEVRAACKLLRSTGAEWIHNRKMAIQNGGDVPKDILTQIIKSAGKEESMTKEDEEFMLDNFVTFFIAGQETTANQLAFCIMELARHPDVLEKAQKEVDDVIGMKREISYDDLGKLVYLSQVLKETLRLYPTAPGTSRDLVNDLVIDGIHVPAGATCIFSSYVSSRLEMFFENPLEFNPDRFHPDAPKPYYCYFPFSLGPRSCLGQNFAQMEAKVVMAKLLQRFEFALTPGQSLEIRDLGTLRPKGGVMCTVTHRNHRGQ, from the exons atgtttctttcaaCTTTTATTTCCACCCTTACCGCCCATGTGCTAGGGTTACTTTTGTTAGTGTTGTTTGTAGCCTTCCTCGGCTACTGCGCCTACGTCAAGTGTGTACACCTGAAGTACGACCACATACCTGGACCGCCGAGGGAAAG CGTTTTCTTAGGTCATTCTCCTATTTTGTTGAGGACAATGAAAAACGACGGTCTGGTACATGACCTGTTTCTGAAGTG GGCCGAGCGTTATGGGCCAGTGTTCAAGATCAATTTGTTGCATCACGTGCTTGTCTTCGTTAGCTGCCCAGAAACGGTGAAG GAAATGTTGATGTCCTCCAAGTATCCCAAAGACATGTTCCTCCACAAAAGCCTCTTCAGTATGTTTGGCCAAAG GTTCTTGGGCAATGGCCTGGTAACAGCAAGGAACCACGATCAGTGGTATAAACAACGGCGGATCATTGACCCTGCTTTTAGCAGCCT GTACCTGAGGAGTCTGACGGGCACGTTCAACGAGCAAGCCGAGAAGCTGATGACCAAACTGGCGGACGTCGCTGACAAAAAGACGGAATCCCACATGCTGGAGCTGGTCAACCGGGTCACCTTGGACGTCATCATCAAG GTAGCGTTCGGCATGGATTTGGATCTCCTGGAGGACAGGTCGCTGTTCCCCAAAGCCATCGAGACGTGCCTCCAAGGGATGGTCCACAACGTACGCAACGTCCTCTTTCAG TTCCACCCTAAAAACTGGGCCTTCGTGGCGGAGGTGCGCGCCGCCTGCAAGCTGCTGCGCTCCACCGGCGCCGAGTGGATCCACAACAGGAAGATGGCCATCCAGAACGGCGGCGACGTGCCCAAAGACATCCTCACGCAGATCATCAAGTCGGCCGGAAAAG AGGAAAGCATGACCAAAGAAGACGAAGAGTTCATGCTGGACAATTTTGTGACCTTCTTCATCGCCG GACAGGAAACCACGGCTAACCAGCTAGCATTTTGTATCATGGAGCTAGCCAGACATCCTGACGTCCTGGAAAA agcTCAGAAAGAGGTGGACGATGTCATCGGGATGAAACGAGAAATTAGCTACGATGATCTTGGGAAACTCGTTTACCTCTCGCAG GTTCTGAAAGAGACTTTAAGGTTGTACCCGACAGCTCCGGGAACGTCCCGTGACCTCGTCAACGACCTCGTCATCGACGGCATCCACGTTCCGGCCGGAGCCACCTGCATC TTCAGCTCGTACGTATCCAGCAGATTGGAGATGTTCTTTGAAAATCCGCTGGAATTTAACCCAGATCGCTTTCATCCGGATGCTCCCAA gCCTTATTACTGCTACTTCCCGTTTTCTCTCGGCCCGCGCTCCTGCCTGGGACAGAATTTTgctcag ATGGAAGCCAAAGTGGTGATGGCCAAGCTGCTGCAGAGGTTCGAGTTTGCCCTGACGCCGGGCCAGAGCCTCGAAATCCGCGACCTGGGCACGCTGCGGCCCAAGGGCGGCGTGATGTGCACCGTCACGCACAGGAATCACCGCGGCCAGTGA